A region from the Brassica napus cultivar Da-Ae chromosome C8, Da-Ae, whole genome shotgun sequence genome encodes:
- the LOC111208872 gene encoding probable phosphoinositide phosphatase SAC9 isoform X1, with protein sequence MDTHPPGNGQKTSIVVVTLDSGEVYIISSLFSRLDTQVIYIDPTTGTLRYNGKPGLDNFKSEREAVDYITNGSRGVSRSSVYARAILGYAVLGSFGMLLVATKLNPSVPELPGGGCVYTVAESQWVKVPLHNPLPQGKGEVKNIQELTELDIDGKHYFCDTRDITRPFPSRVPVQSPDDEFVWNKWLSLPFKNIGLPEHCVILLQGFAEYRPFGSSGQLEGIVALMARRSRLHPGTRYLARGINSCSGTGNEVECEQLVWTPKKHGQSIAFSSYIWRRGTIPIWWGAELKMTAAEAEIYVAAKDPYKGSTEYYQRLSKRYDTRNLDAPVGENQKKKAFVPIVCINLLRSGEGKSESILVQHFEESMNFIKSGGKLPYTRVHLINYDWHASVKLKGEQQTIEGLWMYLKSPTMAIGITEGDYLPSRQRLKDCRGEVICVDDVEGAFCLRSHQNGVIRFNCADSLDRTNAASFFGGLQVFVEQCRRLGISLDTDIGYGYNSGSSYNAPLPPGWEKRADAVTGKSYFIDHNTKTTTWSHPCPDKPWKRLDMRFEEFKRSTILSPVSELADLFLQQGDIHATLYTGSKAMHSQVLNIFSEESGAFKQFSAAQKNMKITLQRRYKNAMVDSSRQKQLEMFLGMRLFKHLPSIPVQPLHVLSRPGGFFLKPVPSMSESSNDGSSLLSIKTKDITWLCPQAAEAVELVIYLSEPCHVCQLVLTISHGADDLTCPSTVNVKTGRHLEDLKLVVQDASIPRCATGTNLLIPLPGPIRDEDIAITGAGARLHEKDTSSLSLLYDFEELEGQLDFLTRVVSVTFYPAGSLKIPMTLGQIEVLGVSLPWKGMFTSERTGGRLAEIAGKTKEDEVPFSSCSDSNPFAAKTLQTETVSTPVQQNDPFPSNLLDLLTGEVSASDPFPQPAVECVASGGNDMLDFLDQAVVQYSGPETVPSMSSSQDKSPRESGSHLYLNCLKSVMGPNMGRKLEFIEAMKLEIERLRLNISAAERDRALLSIGIDPATINPNSSHDELYIGRLCRIANALAVLGQASLEDKLIASIGLEKLENSVIDFWNINGIGEGCNGGVCQVRAEVNKNSVGSTTKSLGGEPGSVFLCLQCRKKACKSCCAGRGAVLLSKSYSRDNANGGGSLADGSATSIIGSDQYMCKNCCNTIVLEALIVDYVRVLVSLRRSGRVDDACREALNEVFGSNLANHLAVRGQPSPKPEDFNVLHQILGQEESLAEFPYASFLHKVETGTYSAPFLSLLTPLNLASSSSYWKAPPSSSSVEAVIILNTLSDVNSVILLVSPCGYSDADAPTVQIWASNDINKETRTLMGKWDVQSFVRSSPELYGPEKSGRAPRHIKFAFKNPIRCRIIWVTLRLPRLGSSSVSLDRNINLLSLDENPFAPPIPRRASFGATTENEPCLHAKRILVSGNSRRDKALASLQSVDSMSVRNWLDRPPRLNRFLIPLEAERPMANDLVLELYLQPGSPLASGFRLDAFNAIKPRVTHSPSSGVVDIWDPTSIIMEDRHVSPAVLYIQVSALQDQYKMVTIAEYRLPEARVGTQMYFDFPKQVQGRRVSFKLLGDVAALADDPAETDDLSGRASPLAAGLSLANRIKLYYYADPYEVGKWASLSAV encoded by the exons ATGGATACGCACCCACCAG GGAATGGTCAGAAGACATCTATAGTCGTTGTAACACTAGACTCTGGCGAAGTCTACATCATATCAAGCCTCTTCTCCAGACTCGACACACAGGTCATCTACATAGACCCCACCACTGGTACCCTCCGTTACAACGGGAAGCCTGGTCTTGACAACTTCAAGTCAGAGCGCGAAGCTGTAGACTACATCACGAACGGATCGAGAGGAGTTTCCAGAAGCTCGGTTTACGCCAGGGCGATACTCGGTTACGCTGTTTTGGGCAGCTTTGGGATGCTTCTCGTCGCCACAAAGCTGAATCCGAGCGTTCCTGAGTTGCCTGGTGGTGGATGCGTGTACACTGTGGCTGAGAGTCAGTGGGTTAAAGTGCCGTTGCACAATCCTCTGCCTCAGGGGAAAGGTGAAGTTAAGAATATTCAGGAGTTGACGGAGCTTGACATTGATGGGAAGCATTACTTTTGTGATACTAGGGATATCACTAGGCCTTTCCCGAGCCGTGTGCCAGTGCAGAGCCCTGATGATGAATTCGTTTGGAATAAATGGTTATCTCTGCCGTTTAAGAATATTGGGCTGCCTGAACACTGTGTCATTCTTCTGCAG gggtttgcaGAGTATAGACCTTTTGGAAGCTCAGGTCAGTTAGAAGGAATTGTTGCTCTAATGGCCCGCCGTAGCAGGCTGCATCCAGGGACTCGTTACTTAGCTAGGGGCATAAATTCATGTTCTGGCACAG GTAACGAAGTTGAGTGTGAGCAGCTTGTATGGACACCTAAAAAGCATGGTCAGAGCATTGCTTTTAGCTCGTACATTTGGCGACGTGGCACAATACCAATATGGTGGGGTGCGGAACTGAAGATGACCGCGGCAGAAGCAGAAATCTATGTGGCAGCTAAGGATCCGTATAAAGGAAGCACAGAGTATTACCAAAGGTTAAGCAAGCGATACGACACTAGGAATCTAGATGCACCGGTTGGGGAAAACCAGAAGAAAAAGGCTTTTGTTCCTATTGTGTGCATTAACTTGTTAAGAAGTGGAGAAGGGAAATCAGAATCTATCTTGGTCCAACATTTTGAAGAATCGATGAACTTCATCAAATCCGGTGGAAAGCTTCCTTATACTCGTGTTCATTTGATAAATTATGATTGGCACGCCAGTGTGAAATTAAAAGGGGAGCAGCAGACGATTGAAGGGTTATGGATGTATCTAAAATCTCCAACTATGGCGATAGGAATCACTGAAGGTGACTATTTGCCTTCACGACAAAGACTGAAAGATTGCAGAGGTGAGGTTATCTGTGTTGATGACGTAGAAGGTGCCTTCTGTTTGAGATCTCATCAGAATGGTGTGATACGCTTCAACTGCGCTGACTCTTTGGATCGAACAAATGCTGCTAGTTTCTTTGGTGGTCTTCAAGTGTTCGTAGAGCAATGTAGAAGGCTGGGGATATCACTTGATACTGATATTGGATATGGCTATAATTCTGGGAGTAGCTATAATGCTCCTCTTCCACCGGGATGGGAGAAAAGAGCTGATGCAGTCACTGGAAAATCTTATTTTATAGATCACAATACTAAGACAACAACATGGAGTCATCCATGTCCTGATAAGCCATGGAAGAGACTTGACATGAGGTTTGAGGAGTTTAAGAGATCAACTATCTTGTCCCCTGTGTCTGAGCTCGCGGATCTTTTTCTGCAACAAGGTGATATCCATGCAACACTCTATACTGGCTCAAAAGCTATGCACAGCCAGGTTCTCAATATCTTCAGTGAAGAATCAGGAGCGTTTAAACAGTTCTCTGCAGCAcagaaaaacatgaaaattaccTTACAGAGAAGATATAAAAATGCAATGGTTGATAGTTCAAGGCAAAAGCAGTTGGAGATGTTTCTGGGAATGAGGCTTTTCAAGCATCTTCCATCGATTCCTGTACAGCCTTTACAT GTACTTTCTCGACCAGGTGGATTCTTTCTGAAACCTGTACCTAGCATGTCTGAAAGTTCCAATGATGGGTCCAGTCTGCTGAGTATCAAGACGAAGGACATAACTTGG TTATGTCCACAAGCTGCAGAAGCTGTTGAATTAGTTATCTACCTCAGTGAGCCTTGCCATGTATGTCAACTTGTACTGACAATATCACACGGTGCTGATGATTTGACATGTCCATCCACTGTGAACGTGAAAACTGGACGCCACTTAGAGGACCTTAAATTAGTTGTTCAG GATGCTTCGATACCGCGGTGTGCGACTGGTACAAATCTTCTGATACCCTTACCAGGGCCAATTCGTGATGAGGATATTGCTATTACTGGAGCTGGTGCACGTCTTCATGAAAAAGATACGTCAAGTCTTTCACTGCTGTATGATTTTGAAGAACTAGAAGGACAGCTGGATTTCTTGACCCGTGTAGTTTCTGTTACATTTTATCCAGCTGGTTCTCTCAAAATCCCCATGACTCTTGGTCAG ATAGAAGTCCTTGGAGTTTCTCTTCCATGGAAAGGAATGTTTACTAGCGAACGTACCGGAGGAAGATTGGCTGAGATTGCAgggaaaacaaaagaagatgaAGTTCCTTTTTCATCTTGTTCTGACTCGAATCCTTTTGCCGCAAAAACTTTACAGACTGAAACTGTGTCCACACCAGTACAACAGAATGATCCGTTTCCTAGTAATCTGCTTGACCTTTTGACAGGAGAGGTTTCTGCTTCTGACCCCTTCCCACAACCAGCGGTGGAATGTGTTGCAAGTGGAGGCAATGACATGCTTGATTTCTTAGACCAAGCAGTTGTTCAATATAGTGGTCCTGAAACTGTTcccagcatgtcttcttcacAAGATAAAAGTCCTAGAGAGAGTGGTTCTCATCTGTACTTAAATTGTCTGAAGTCCGTTATGGGTCCAAACATG GGAAGGAAGCTTGAGTTTATAGAAGCTATGAAGCTTGAAATTGAACGGCTACGTCTAAATATTTCTGCAGCAGAAAGAGATAGGGCACTGTTATCAATTGGAATTGATCCTGCTACCATTAATCCAAACTCTTCACACGACGAGTTATATATTGGAAGATTGTGCAGAATAGCAAATGCACTTGCAGTTCTTGGCCAGGCTTCTCTTGAAGATAAACTTATAGCTTCTATTGGTTTAGAGAAGCTGGAAAATAGTGTGATAGATTTCTGGAATATTAACGGAATTGGTGAGGGTTGTAACGGTGGAGTGTGTCAAGTCAGAGCCGAGGTCAACAAAAATTCAGTTGGATCTACTACCAAGAGTTTGGGGGGAGAGCCAGGCTCAGTGTTCTTATGTTTACAGTGTAGGAAGAAAGCTTGCAAGTCTTGTTGTGCCGGAAGAGGAGCGGTTCTGCTTTCAAAATCCTACTCCAGGGACAACGCGAATGGAGGTGGAAGTCTTGCTGATGGCTCTGCTACTTCTATTATAGGTTCAGATCAGTACATGTGTAAAAATTGCTGCAACACGATAGTACTTGAAGCCTTGATTGTAGATTACGTTAGGGTCTTGGTCAGCTTGCGAAGAAGTGGCCGTGTTGATGATGCTTGTCGGGAAGCTCTGAATGAGGTGTTTGGATCTAACCTTGCGAATCATCTTGCTGTTAGAGGTCAACCTTCTCCTAAGCCAGAAGACTTTAATGTACTTCATCAAATTCTTGGTCAAGAGGAATCACTAGCTGAGTTCCCATATGCAAGCTTCTTACATAAG GTCGAAACTGGGACTTATTCAGCACCATTTTTGTCATTGCTCACCCCTCTGAACCTTGCTTCAAGTAGTTCCTACTGGAAAGCTCCTCCGTCTTCAAGCTCTGTTGAAGCTGTCATCATTCTCAATACCCTTTCAGATGTGAACAGTGTGATTCTTCTCGTTAGTCCATGTGGTTACTCTGATGCCGATGCTCCTACC GTCCAAATTTGGGCGAGCAACGACATAAATAAGGAAACACGGACATTGATGGGGAAGTGGGATGTGCAGTCCTTTGTTAGATCTTCGCCTGAGCTTTACGGTCCAGAAAAGTCTGGTAGAGCACCTAGGCATATAAAATTTGCTTTCAAGAATCCTATCCGTTGCCGCATTATATGGGTGACACTGCGTCTTCCTCGGCTTGGATCTAGCTCAGTTAGTTTGGACAGAAACATTAATCTCTTGTCTTTGGATGAGAACCCTTTTGCCCCACCAATCCCTCGGCGTGCTTCTTTTGGAGCTACGACTGAGAATGAACCATGTCTTCATGCAAAACGCATCCTTGTCAGCGGAAACAGCAGGAGGGACAAAGCACTTGCGTCATTACAAAGTGTTGACAGCATGAGCGTAAGAAACTGGCTTGACAGACCCCCACGTTTGAATAGATTCCTG atACCACTCGAGGCTGAGAGACCGATGGCTAATGATCTAGTCCTGGAACTTTATCTGCAACCTGGTTCACCTTTAGCTTCTGGATTCCGTTTGGATGCCTTTAACGCCATTAAGCCTCGTGTTACCCACTCGCCTTCTTCAGGTGTAGTTGACATTTGGGACCCCACGAGTATCATAATGGAAGATAGGCACGTCTCTCCTGCCGTCTTGTATATACAAGTATCTGCTCTTCAG GATCAGTACAAAATGGTGACCATCGCGGAATACAGATTGCCTGAAGCGAGAGTTGGAACACAGATGTATTTCGACTTCCCTAAGCAAGTTCAAGGACGCAGAGTATCGTTTAAGCTGCTTGGAGATGTTGCAGCTTTAGCTGATGATCCTGCAGAGACTGATGATTTGAGTGGTAGGGCTTCTCCTTTGGCTGCAGGGCTGTCTTTAGCAAACAGGATCAAGCTGTATTACTATGCTGATCCTTATGAAGTAGGCAAATGGGCTAGTCTTTCTGCTGTCTGA
- the LOC111208872 gene encoding probable phosphoinositide phosphatase SAC9 isoform X2: MFWHSAGNEVECEQLVWTPKKHGQSIAFSSYIWRRGTIPIWWGAELKMTAAEAEIYVAAKDPYKGSTEYYQRLSKRYDTRNLDAPVGENQKKKAFVPIVCINLLRSGEGKSESILVQHFEESMNFIKSGGKLPYTRVHLINYDWHASVKLKGEQQTIEGLWMYLKSPTMAIGITEGDYLPSRQRLKDCRGEVICVDDVEGAFCLRSHQNGVIRFNCADSLDRTNAASFFGGLQVFVEQCRRLGISLDTDIGYGYNSGSSYNAPLPPGWEKRADAVTGKSYFIDHNTKTTTWSHPCPDKPWKRLDMRFEEFKRSTILSPVSELADLFLQQGDIHATLYTGSKAMHSQVLNIFSEESGAFKQFSAAQKNMKITLQRRYKNAMVDSSRQKQLEMFLGMRLFKHLPSIPVQPLHVLSRPGGFFLKPVPSMSESSNDGSSLLSIKTKDITWLCPQAAEAVELVIYLSEPCHVCQLVLTISHGADDLTCPSTVNVKTGRHLEDLKLVVQDASIPRCATGTNLLIPLPGPIRDEDIAITGAGARLHEKDTSSLSLLYDFEELEGQLDFLTRVVSVTFYPAGSLKIPMTLGQIEVLGVSLPWKGMFTSERTGGRLAEIAGKTKEDEVPFSSCSDSNPFAAKTLQTETVSTPVQQNDPFPSNLLDLLTGEVSASDPFPQPAVECVASGGNDMLDFLDQAVVQYSGPETVPSMSSSQDKSPRESGSHLYLNCLKSVMGPNMGRKLEFIEAMKLEIERLRLNISAAERDRALLSIGIDPATINPNSSHDELYIGRLCRIANALAVLGQASLEDKLIASIGLEKLENSVIDFWNINGIGEGCNGGVCQVRAEVNKNSVGSTTKSLGGEPGSVFLCLQCRKKACKSCCAGRGAVLLSKSYSRDNANGGGSLADGSATSIIGSDQYMCKNCCNTIVLEALIVDYVRVLVSLRRSGRVDDACREALNEVFGSNLANHLAVRGQPSPKPEDFNVLHQILGQEESLAEFPYASFLHKVETGTYSAPFLSLLTPLNLASSSSYWKAPPSSSSVEAVIILNTLSDVNSVILLVSPCGYSDADAPTVQIWASNDINKETRTLMGKWDVQSFVRSSPELYGPEKSGRAPRHIKFAFKNPIRCRIIWVTLRLPRLGSSSVSLDRNINLLSLDENPFAPPIPRRASFGATTENEPCLHAKRILVSGNSRRDKALASLQSVDSMSVRNWLDRPPRLNRFLIPLEAERPMANDLVLELYLQPGSPLASGFRLDAFNAIKPRVTHSPSSGVVDIWDPTSIIMEDRHVSPAVLYIQVSALQDQYKMVTIAEYRLPEARVGTQMYFDFPKQVQGRRVSFKLLGDVAALADDPAETDDLSGRASPLAAGLSLANRIKLYYYADPYEVGKWASLSAV, encoded by the exons ATGTTCTGGCACAG TGCAGGTAACGAAGTTGAGTGTGAGCAGCTTGTATGGACACCTAAAAAGCATGGTCAGAGCATTGCTTTTAGCTCGTACATTTGGCGACGTGGCACAATACCAATATGGTGGGGTGCGGAACTGAAGATGACCGCGGCAGAAGCAGAAATCTATGTGGCAGCTAAGGATCCGTATAAAGGAAGCACAGAGTATTACCAAAGGTTAAGCAAGCGATACGACACTAGGAATCTAGATGCACCGGTTGGGGAAAACCAGAAGAAAAAGGCTTTTGTTCCTATTGTGTGCATTAACTTGTTAAGAAGTGGAGAAGGGAAATCAGAATCTATCTTGGTCCAACATTTTGAAGAATCGATGAACTTCATCAAATCCGGTGGAAAGCTTCCTTATACTCGTGTTCATTTGATAAATTATGATTGGCACGCCAGTGTGAAATTAAAAGGGGAGCAGCAGACGATTGAAGGGTTATGGATGTATCTAAAATCTCCAACTATGGCGATAGGAATCACTGAAGGTGACTATTTGCCTTCACGACAAAGACTGAAAGATTGCAGAGGTGAGGTTATCTGTGTTGATGACGTAGAAGGTGCCTTCTGTTTGAGATCTCATCAGAATGGTGTGATACGCTTCAACTGCGCTGACTCTTTGGATCGAACAAATGCTGCTAGTTTCTTTGGTGGTCTTCAAGTGTTCGTAGAGCAATGTAGAAGGCTGGGGATATCACTTGATACTGATATTGGATATGGCTATAATTCTGGGAGTAGCTATAATGCTCCTCTTCCACCGGGATGGGAGAAAAGAGCTGATGCAGTCACTGGAAAATCTTATTTTATAGATCACAATACTAAGACAACAACATGGAGTCATCCATGTCCTGATAAGCCATGGAAGAGACTTGACATGAGGTTTGAGGAGTTTAAGAGATCAACTATCTTGTCCCCTGTGTCTGAGCTCGCGGATCTTTTTCTGCAACAAGGTGATATCCATGCAACACTCTATACTGGCTCAAAAGCTATGCACAGCCAGGTTCTCAATATCTTCAGTGAAGAATCAGGAGCGTTTAAACAGTTCTCTGCAGCAcagaaaaacatgaaaattaccTTACAGAGAAGATATAAAAATGCAATGGTTGATAGTTCAAGGCAAAAGCAGTTGGAGATGTTTCTGGGAATGAGGCTTTTCAAGCATCTTCCATCGATTCCTGTACAGCCTTTACAT GTACTTTCTCGACCAGGTGGATTCTTTCTGAAACCTGTACCTAGCATGTCTGAAAGTTCCAATGATGGGTCCAGTCTGCTGAGTATCAAGACGAAGGACATAACTTGG TTATGTCCACAAGCTGCAGAAGCTGTTGAATTAGTTATCTACCTCAGTGAGCCTTGCCATGTATGTCAACTTGTACTGACAATATCACACGGTGCTGATGATTTGACATGTCCATCCACTGTGAACGTGAAAACTGGACGCCACTTAGAGGACCTTAAATTAGTTGTTCAG GATGCTTCGATACCGCGGTGTGCGACTGGTACAAATCTTCTGATACCCTTACCAGGGCCAATTCGTGATGAGGATATTGCTATTACTGGAGCTGGTGCACGTCTTCATGAAAAAGATACGTCAAGTCTTTCACTGCTGTATGATTTTGAAGAACTAGAAGGACAGCTGGATTTCTTGACCCGTGTAGTTTCTGTTACATTTTATCCAGCTGGTTCTCTCAAAATCCCCATGACTCTTGGTCAG ATAGAAGTCCTTGGAGTTTCTCTTCCATGGAAAGGAATGTTTACTAGCGAACGTACCGGAGGAAGATTGGCTGAGATTGCAgggaaaacaaaagaagatgaAGTTCCTTTTTCATCTTGTTCTGACTCGAATCCTTTTGCCGCAAAAACTTTACAGACTGAAACTGTGTCCACACCAGTACAACAGAATGATCCGTTTCCTAGTAATCTGCTTGACCTTTTGACAGGAGAGGTTTCTGCTTCTGACCCCTTCCCACAACCAGCGGTGGAATGTGTTGCAAGTGGAGGCAATGACATGCTTGATTTCTTAGACCAAGCAGTTGTTCAATATAGTGGTCCTGAAACTGTTcccagcatgtcttcttcacAAGATAAAAGTCCTAGAGAGAGTGGTTCTCATCTGTACTTAAATTGTCTGAAGTCCGTTATGGGTCCAAACATG GGAAGGAAGCTTGAGTTTATAGAAGCTATGAAGCTTGAAATTGAACGGCTACGTCTAAATATTTCTGCAGCAGAAAGAGATAGGGCACTGTTATCAATTGGAATTGATCCTGCTACCATTAATCCAAACTCTTCACACGACGAGTTATATATTGGAAGATTGTGCAGAATAGCAAATGCACTTGCAGTTCTTGGCCAGGCTTCTCTTGAAGATAAACTTATAGCTTCTATTGGTTTAGAGAAGCTGGAAAATAGTGTGATAGATTTCTGGAATATTAACGGAATTGGTGAGGGTTGTAACGGTGGAGTGTGTCAAGTCAGAGCCGAGGTCAACAAAAATTCAGTTGGATCTACTACCAAGAGTTTGGGGGGAGAGCCAGGCTCAGTGTTCTTATGTTTACAGTGTAGGAAGAAAGCTTGCAAGTCTTGTTGTGCCGGAAGAGGAGCGGTTCTGCTTTCAAAATCCTACTCCAGGGACAACGCGAATGGAGGTGGAAGTCTTGCTGATGGCTCTGCTACTTCTATTATAGGTTCAGATCAGTACATGTGTAAAAATTGCTGCAACACGATAGTACTTGAAGCCTTGATTGTAGATTACGTTAGGGTCTTGGTCAGCTTGCGAAGAAGTGGCCGTGTTGATGATGCTTGTCGGGAAGCTCTGAATGAGGTGTTTGGATCTAACCTTGCGAATCATCTTGCTGTTAGAGGTCAACCTTCTCCTAAGCCAGAAGACTTTAATGTACTTCATCAAATTCTTGGTCAAGAGGAATCACTAGCTGAGTTCCCATATGCAAGCTTCTTACATAAG GTCGAAACTGGGACTTATTCAGCACCATTTTTGTCATTGCTCACCCCTCTGAACCTTGCTTCAAGTAGTTCCTACTGGAAAGCTCCTCCGTCTTCAAGCTCTGTTGAAGCTGTCATCATTCTCAATACCCTTTCAGATGTGAACAGTGTGATTCTTCTCGTTAGTCCATGTGGTTACTCTGATGCCGATGCTCCTACC GTCCAAATTTGGGCGAGCAACGACATAAATAAGGAAACACGGACATTGATGGGGAAGTGGGATGTGCAGTCCTTTGTTAGATCTTCGCCTGAGCTTTACGGTCCAGAAAAGTCTGGTAGAGCACCTAGGCATATAAAATTTGCTTTCAAGAATCCTATCCGTTGCCGCATTATATGGGTGACACTGCGTCTTCCTCGGCTTGGATCTAGCTCAGTTAGTTTGGACAGAAACATTAATCTCTTGTCTTTGGATGAGAACCCTTTTGCCCCACCAATCCCTCGGCGTGCTTCTTTTGGAGCTACGACTGAGAATGAACCATGTCTTCATGCAAAACGCATCCTTGTCAGCGGAAACAGCAGGAGGGACAAAGCACTTGCGTCATTACAAAGTGTTGACAGCATGAGCGTAAGAAACTGGCTTGACAGACCCCCACGTTTGAATAGATTCCTG atACCACTCGAGGCTGAGAGACCGATGGCTAATGATCTAGTCCTGGAACTTTATCTGCAACCTGGTTCACCTTTAGCTTCTGGATTCCGTTTGGATGCCTTTAACGCCATTAAGCCTCGTGTTACCCACTCGCCTTCTTCAGGTGTAGTTGACATTTGGGACCCCACGAGTATCATAATGGAAGATAGGCACGTCTCTCCTGCCGTCTTGTATATACAAGTATCTGCTCTTCAG GATCAGTACAAAATGGTGACCATCGCGGAATACAGATTGCCTGAAGCGAGAGTTGGAACACAGATGTATTTCGACTTCCCTAAGCAAGTTCAAGGACGCAGAGTATCGTTTAAGCTGCTTGGAGATGTTGCAGCTTTAGCTGATGATCCTGCAGAGACTGATGATTTGAGTGGTAGGGCTTCTCCTTTGGCTGCAGGGCTGTCTTTAGCAAACAGGATCAAGCTGTATTACTATGCTGATCCTTATGAAGTAGGCAAATGGGCTAGTCTTTCTGCTGTCTGA